From a region of the Sporosarcina ureilytica genome:
- a CDS encoding DUF2812 domain-containing protein, whose amino-acid sequence MILRKWRPFWSYDIEKTERWLSEMTSKGNKLIEINRMTRLFSFTNGAHENIKYHIEYNKNKNQLPETLTNAGWSQAAIDGNWRILENGEKQISLYPTRDELVKRNRLHSNILTWISIYYGLQFIMPIMMLLHILFPGDTNINIESSPLWILTFLYFLQVIGVIILTIHMTRKLRTFERKHYDLEFDVQEPIGKTFSKWSPNWTAEPDVIEQWLEEMALKGQHLVKVQGVRFIFEKGAPKHTAYSIDFQWKTSPSYIEIHKNVGWSLLYASSQSFLKTAIWAKSFEEDETKPQLDYDMDGRRARNKKVLIAQGSSHLLLLLFTIFAMWIYLDSHTGMSLAFHNRLILGGIVVAIFIQIYRLTRTVLFSFK is encoded by the coding sequence ATGATTTTAAGAAAATGGCGGCCATTTTGGAGTTATGATATTGAGAAAACGGAGCGATGGCTGTCAGAAATGACATCAAAGGGAAATAAATTAATTGAAATAAATAGAATGACACGGTTGTTTTCATTTACAAATGGGGCGCATGAAAATATCAAATATCATATTGAATATAATAAAAACAAAAATCAGCTACCAGAGACATTAACAAACGCAGGTTGGTCACAAGCAGCGATAGATGGGAATTGGCGTATTCTAGAAAACGGAGAAAAACAAATTAGTCTTTATCCAACACGAGATGAACTCGTAAAGCGGAATCGGCTCCACTCAAATATACTCACTTGGATTTCGATCTACTATGGTTTGCAATTTATAATGCCAATTATGATGCTCTTGCATATTCTATTTCCTGGAGATACAAATATTAATATTGAATCTAGCCCGCTTTGGATTTTAACATTCCTTTATTTTCTACAAGTGATTGGAGTTATAATTTTAACGATTCATATGACACGAAAACTACGTACTTTTGAACGTAAACATTATGATCTTGAATTTGACGTCCAGGAACCTATTGGGAAAACATTTAGCAAATGGTCACCAAATTGGACGGCTGAACCTGATGTAATCGAACAATGGTTAGAGGAAATGGCATTGAAAGGACAACATTTAGTAAAGGTACAGGGTGTGCGGTTTATTTTTGAAAAGGGGGCACCTAAACATACTGCTTATTCGATTGACTTTCAATGGAAAACCTCACCGAGTTATATAGAAATTCATAAAAATGTGGGATGGTCGTTGCTATATGCTTCTTCACAATCATTTTTGAAAACAGCGATATGGGCTAAATCTTTTGAAGAGGATGAAACAAAGCCACAATTAGATTATGACATGGATGGAAGAAGAGCACGAAATAAGAAAGTATTAATCGCACAAGGTAGCTCCCATTTATTGTTGCTACTATTTACTATCTTTGCAATGTGGATTTATTTGGATAGTCATACCGGGATGTCTTTGGCATTTCACAATCGTTTAATACTCGGAGGAATTGTAGTAGCTATCTTCATACAAATCTACCGCTTAACACGTACGGTTTTATTTTCATTTAAATGA
- a CDS encoding DUF3307 domain-containing protein, with protein MTVLLLLLAHLIADFWLQTDQMVRSKIKYIKRHILHHLLTTGIVLVILWGYQYEFHHIIGYFIFPLLFICFTHLFIDLLKIKLVDSIKPTGNDHLKKLGFFLFDQVLHVVMILVSCTLFFQMSVAEMFASLLNLFGTSSLSPIKMLLFVVVIFILATSVSGHIVKFIVGSLPSELANFEGELTLRSQMIEAKEKIQPKIENSFTEEYHYFTYSTPLRSRGKLIGYLERLLIIVLTVIGAYPSIAFIIAAKSIARFKQLDDRNWAEYFLLGTLSSIFLGLVLGLLVQGIIM; from the coding sequence ATGACCGTATTATTGCTGCTTCTTGCACATTTAATCGCCGATTTTTGGTTGCAGACAGACCAAATGGTAAGGAGTAAAATCAAATATATAAAAAGACACATCCTTCATCATTTGCTGACAACAGGAATTGTCCTTGTAATTTTATGGGGATATCAATACGAGTTTCATCACATTATCGGCTATTTTATCTTTCCATTATTATTTATTTGTTTCACTCACCTTTTTATTGATTTACTTAAAATCAAGCTCGTTGATTCAATCAAACCTACAGGTAATGATCACTTGAAAAAACTCGGTTTTTTCTTATTCGATCAAGTATTACATGTAGTTATGATTCTTGTCTCTTGTACTCTTTTCTTTCAGATGTCGGTAGCGGAGATGTTTGCTAGTTTACTAAATTTATTTGGGACAAGCAGTTTAAGTCCAATCAAAATGTTGTTATTTGTTGTTGTTATATTTATTTTAGCGACAAGTGTCAGCGGTCACATCGTAAAGTTTATCGTCGGATCATTGCCGTCCGAGCTTGCAAATTTTGAAGGCGAACTGACGTTAAGAAGTCAAATGATTGAAGCGAAAGAAAAAATTCAACCTAAAATAGAAAATAGCTTTACGGAAGAATATCATTATTTTACATACTCTACCCCGCTTCGCTCGCGTGGTAAGCTAATCGGTTACTTAGAAAGGTTGCTCATTATCGTGTTAACAGTAATTGGCGCATACCCATCTATCGCGTTCATTATCGCAGCCAAATCAATTGCACGATTTAAACAGCTGGATGACCGAAATTGGGCAGAATACTTTTTGTTAGGCACGTTATCTTCCATCTTTTTAGGGTTGGTACTTGGACTTTTAGTACAAGGAATTATTATGTAA